The sequence aggattgctttgtttatttggagacttttgtgattccatataaactttaggattttctgtttatatttctgtgaGTAATACCATTGGAATTTCGATATGTATTTCATGAAATCTGTAAAGGATTTGAGTAGTaaggaaattttaataatattaaatcttctGGTTCATGAACGAGGACAATCTTTCCATTTGTAAGGGTCTTGTTCAATTTTTTTATCAATATCTTATAGTGTCGTGTGTGTACATTTCATCTCCTTGGTGAAATTTAATCTTAGATATTattgcttttgttgttattgtaaattgttattattttatttctttttcagatggtTCACTGTTCGTGTAAagaaatgctactgatttttCTATGTTGGTTTTATACTCCCAAACTTAATGTTTTTACTATTTCTAACAGTtctttttggtggagtctttagggacTTATACATAAGCTGATATCATCTTcagagacaattttactccttcctttttaaaaaatttatttatttattttattttttgctgtgctggatcttcattgctgggtaagggctttctctaattgcggagagcaggggctactcttcattgcagtgcatgggtttctcattgcggtggcttcatttgttgtggcgcacaggctctaggtgcatggacttcagtagttgtggcacataggctcagtagttgtggtgtacagccTTAGTTGCttgggcttgtgggatcttctgggaccatggctgaaacccgtgtcccctgcactggcaggcagattctcagcaccaccagggaagtcccttccttttGGTTTtggatgcttttaaaattattttttcttctccagttGATTTAGCTGGGACTTCTAGTGCTATGCTGAATTGGAGTGGTCAGCATGACACCCTTGGCTTAATCTTTGTTATTTTGAGCTATGATCCATCTATACCACATTTGCCGAGGCAGTATCATGAAAGGAAGTTGAACTTGCTAAaatctttctctgcatctattgagattgtcatgtttattttatctttagttCTGTCAATGAGGTCTATCACCATTTTTTCCTTAGAGTTAATCATCCTTGCATCCtgagaataaattccacttgaacATGATGTATGATTCTGTTATTGTGCTGTGAatttcagtttgctagtatttctgATAATGTATGAATCTATATTAATCAGGGATATcagcttgtcattttcttttcttgtagtgtctttacctggttttggtatcaaggtaatgatgtcctcataaaatgaatttaggagtgttctctcctcttacATCGTTTGGTAGAATTTGATACAAATTGGTGTTAagtctttaaatttttggtagaacTTACAAGTGAAATGATTAGTTCCTTGGTTTTTCCTTGTTGTTGGGAAGTTTAGTTTACTGATTCATCTCCTTACTCCTCAATCTTGCTAGGCAAAGCCCATCAGTAGTCAGCCTATCAAAGATACTGGGTGGGTTCTCTGGTGGTGACCTCAGGTAAAGGGGCTTCTGGAGTCCTTGGCTGGGAAGGTTTGGGGGCTGGGTCAGCAGGTGGCAGGCCTGGTGCTTGGGTCCCTCGAGTCTGGACTTGTGTCCGAGACCATGAGGATTAGCGGCTGGATTCTGGAGCCACTGGGGTATTCCTGGCTCTTGAGCCTGTGGTGATGAGCCTAACACCTGGTTCTGTGTGGTCAGGCAAGTATCCTTGGTCCAAGGTCACTGAGCAGATGCTATAAACTCCGGGGATGGGCTTAATATCTCAGTCAGTAAGATTGGCCTGGTCCTGGGGAAGGTTGGAAACTTTGGTTCAAAGGAACCGGCCAAACATGGAAGTTGGGTCTCAGGGGCCAGCCTTGTGCTTGGATGGGTTGGGAGCTTGTGTATGTAGGAATTGGTCTGAAGTCTAGACCCACAGGAGTTAGCCTGGCACTAGTATGAGCCTGAAACTGAAATCTGAGCTGAAGTCAGGTGTTCACTTCATTCTACTTCCTACACTTAGAGGTTTCTCTCTTTGCACTGGGATGCCCAGGCTTGGGGTTGAGGTAAAGAGTGCAATGTGAAAGGGTCCATCCTACTCTATTCAGTGCatatattaaaactatttttcttcaCTAATGTGCTGTAATGCCTCACCTGGAATTCTTAGCTCCTAGGAAGGTATTTTAGTGGatggatatttttttattttgatgtttcaCGGAGGGGGCAGGGATAGAAATTCCTACACTGCCATCTTGTTGATGTCACCCTGGGAAAGTCCCTCTACTCCCTCTATTGCCTGaacatgtaaaatatgtataGTATATCACATGTCATACTCTAATAAATtagttaaaagggaaaaatctaaTGATGTATGACTCAGGATCAGATCTAGAGTGCAGATATCCGAGTCACACTGAATAGATGTGGGTAATATGTCTTCTAACTAGGAAGAAAGCTAAGTGTTATATATGGCTATAGGTGCAGTGGGATACATGAAGGCAATTTACTTTTGATAAACTTATATTTCCCCTAAACTAGATTAACCAGATACAGAAATGAACTGACAATAACTTGGTTTAAGAAAGGAAACCATTATAGTTATGCACAGACTCATAAATGAGATTTAGAATCACAATATAGAGAGTGACAGCTAATTACAGACTCATGAGAAACCCAGCAGAGCTTGGAATAACTCCAAACCATACCACCACATTTGATAATAAATATATCatgttaaataattttgttttaagatgACTTGTTATGCAGCAAGCTACAAATATAATAATCAAAGTAAATAGAATTGAGGGCAAAAATAATAGTCcagtgatttttatatttgacTGTTGTTCTGACATTTAAAGAAGGCATTTCTGCTTACTCTGCTATTCAAGGGATTTTCAcataattgtattaaaaattgaCTTCATTGATGTTCCTTTCCAGGTACTCAGGAAATCTTGCAAAGACCTGCAAGGTTGTGAATAAAACCTGCTGATCGTGAATCTTATAACTAAACAGGAATTCAAGTTCTATTATGGGTCAGTTTCGATCATAAAAACTCACAAAATTCATTTGCATATGTGAGATACACAGTGTGTGGTATTGTCCATTCACTGTTCATTTTCGTCATGACAACATTTAGAATGGATGAGGTATTTTATTTAGAACAATTAAAAAGTCATATTTCTAGGCATCACTGGAATTTTTCAATCGGAAACTGtcaaataattaaatgagaaacaTGAAACagatatggacaccaaatggggaaagtggggagggttgggggggaatgaattgggagattgggattgccatatgtacattactaatgagaaaaaaatatcaaattgtacactttaaatatatgcagtttattgcatgtcaactgtatctcaataaaaattcttaaaaaaaacataaaacaggttAATCAGTTCTTTAACCCAATGAATAAATTCTGTTATACATTGACACCATTATTCTATACTTCAATGAGTAATGTAAAGCTTGAAAAGAAATGTCATGCATAGTGAtagaaagtataatttaaaatttattccatCATATTCAAGGACATCTCTGTGTCTAAGGCCATACTAAGCCATtctatttaaaaagatttttttcagatctttattagagtgtAACTGCTTTACACAgtttccactgcacaacaaagtgaatcagctgtatgtatacatatatccccacatgccctccctcttgagcatccccccaccctccctatcccactcctctaggtcatcacccatcatcgagttgatctccctgtgttggaagcaacctaaatgtccatcaacagatgaacggatgtgtggcatatatatacaatggagtatcagccataaaaaggaatgaaattgagttatttgtaataagCCAATCTATTGATTTGAATTTGTGTTTCTGTGCAGACTACCCTGGGAGAGGTATTTCTTAATCAGTTTTGCCAGTGATTATGGCAAGCAACGTGGACATAGAGCCTGACAGGAAAACAGGGTTCTAATTAGCATAACAAACACCAGAGGTCCCCAACCCTCACGCTCCAGACCAGTACTGGTCCAGGGCCTGTCAGGAACCAggcagcacagcaggaggtgagcggcaggcaagggagcaaagcttcatctgcagctccccATAGCTCCCCATCGCTCTCATTACCACCTGAAAcatccctcccatcccacccccatctgtggaaaaattgtcatCCACCAAACGAGTCCCTGGTGCCACAAAGGTTGGGCACCGCTGCTAAACACCAATGCCTTGTTATGAAACACGCTTGTATGTTAAAGTCTGTCTTATCAGGAAGACTAATGAAGGAAGTGATATATGAAGAAATTACAGACACGAAAGGAAAGATTGCAGTCTCAgaatttcctcttctataaaattataaaaattaccaaattgccaagtttatttttttttcattgaaatggCAATGCATCACTATTCTTTTTGTAAAACTAACGACATGTTAACCTGGGGTAATATTAATCATTTGTGAAGAAATTATTCTTTATAAATCAAAGTAGTTCCATGAGATAAATgggaatttctgttttttctaatCAAAGTTtgggaataaattaggaaaaacaggaagaaagaaaaagaagggaaatggTTGGATATCTGAAAGAGTGAAGAACTTAATGAAGTGAGTAACTATATTGTATAAAGTAGTCAAAAATGAAAATTCCAGGAAATAAGAATGGAGCAAATCCTATTTCCACAATCTGATTAAGGAATCACAACTTCTGACTATGAGGTTTGAGCCCTGCAATCATGGGCATTTCTTCAGCCCTAGAAGAGATTGCCTGTTTATACTCACCATTCCAAAGAACCTTTTCAGAGCCCCCTTTATATCCTTGTTCCTCAAGCTATAGATAAAAGGGTTCAGCATGGGTGCGACCACGGTGTACATCACTGATGCTGTTGCACTTGAGTGCAAGCTGTGTGTAGCAGCAGTGCTAAGGTACACTCCTAGGCTTGTacagataaataagaaaacaactgagaggtgagatgcacaggtAGAAAATGCTTTACACTTCCCCTGAGCTGATGATATTCCATGTATGGAGGACACTATCTTACAGTAAGAATAAAGGATACCACTAAGGGGACCACCACCCATCAGGACAGCTGCTGAGTACATCACCACATTATTAAGAAAAGTGTCAGAAGAGGCAAGTTGAATCATCTGATTGAGTTCACAAAAATAGTGGGGGATTTCCAAGTCTGTACAGAAGGACAATCGCAACATCATTAAGCTTTGTGTCAAGGAATTCAGGACACACATGATCCAGGACACCAGCACCAGCAGTCCACAGAGCCGGGGGTTCATGATGACTGTGTAGTGaagggggtggcagatggccacataccggtcataggccatcactgtcAGGATAAAGATATCCAACACGGCAAAGAGTGTGAAAAAACAAACCTGTGTGATGCAGCCTTCATAGGTGATAACATTGCTTTGAGTCTGGATGTTCCACAGCgtctttgggatggtggtggatgtagaacagatgtctacaaaggataggtgggagaggaagaagtacatgggggtgtggaggtgggcgTCTGAGCTGACAGCCAGGATGAGGAGCAGGTTCCcaaacacagtgatcaggtacatggagaggaaaagtcCAAATATGAGGGGCTGCagtgttgtttcctttgctaacCCCAGAAGGAGAAATTCTGAAATTTGTGTATCATTGCTGGGTTCCATATGGCCTGGTGACTTCcagtaaagaaggaaataatattaCTAACATTCACACAAACTTACATTACccacatatttaaaatactaCAGTTTATATTTTTCAGCCAATTTGAATAATTTGTTTATGgatcttgttttctttattggctCTCCTGTGCCACTTCTGACATGGAGTTTTTGTTCCAATCAACTTTTTCCCTAAGAAGAAAGTTTTAATGAGATATCCTCACAAATTTCAGGAATATAAATTGCAATATGACCACAGGATGTTGGAGAGCAAAAGTCCTTAGAATTCaatgatggagaaaaatatataaaggaatcaTAAAGTTCTATAACACTTCAGATTGAAGCAAGTGATAGGAAGTAATGTAAAGCAGGTATAAAGAGAGAGTGAATGGTGCATTCAGATTTTCATGGATGTTTAGGCAAGACCTGAAAACACGTTGACAGTTGAACAGTGACTTCAAGtagcagagggagggagatgaaAGTTTATGTGTGGAAGTGTGTGCCCGGCAGAGGGAATGGCCAGGACTcaagtaaaatcagaaataaaagaggaaatgttgCAACTgataccagagaaatgcaaaggatcacaAAAATcttttatgaacaattatatccAACAAGTTGGACAATctaacaaaaatagataaatttctagaaacacgcAATCTGCCAAGACTAAATTTTTATGACATAGAAAATCTGAAGTGATCAATTACTAGTGAGGAGATTGAATCAGCAGTAAATTGCCTCCCAACAACCaaatgtccaggaccagatggcttcacttgtGAATCCTACCACACATTCAAAGAGGAATTGATACCACTCTTCACAAAGTATTCCAAAAATTAGAAGAATAAGAAACCCTTTCTCATTATATGAGACCAACATTACCCTAATAACAAAACCAGTCAAGGGctctacaagaaaataaaattacagaccaatatccctgatgagcatagatgcaaaaatcctcaataaaactTTAGCAAACACAGTTCAACAAtctataaaaaggatcatacatcatgatcaagtgggacttattccaaggatgcaagaatggttcaacatctgtgaatcagtcaatgtgatacaccacattaacaaaatgaaggataaaaatgataATGTCAATACACAAAGAAAGAGCATTTGATAAAATCAACATTCCTTTatggtaaaaattctcaacaaattgtGTACAGAAGGAACATACTGCACCCtggtaaaagccatatatgacaagcacacacctaacatcatactcaatggtgaaaagctgaaaatatttcctctactatcaagaacaagacaagggtatctaCTCTCACCACATGTTTTAAATTCATGGTAATGACTTTATTTTTCCAgttatattgaaaaataattgacatacatcagtgtataagtttaaggcataaaACCTGAAGGTTTAATTTGCATGTATTGTGACATGATTGCTACAATAGGTTaagctaacatccatcttctcatagagatacaatacaaagaaaaaaataaaaagatttctcACAGTGATGAGAAGtcttagaatttactctcttcACAATTTTCCTGTATATCATATAGCAGTGTTAGCTATAGTTATGATGTTttacattacatctctagtatTTACCTTACATCTGGAAGTTTGCATCATTTGACAAACTTTCTCTATTTTCCCCAGCCTCAACCCTCTGTTTCTGATATCCAcaagtctatttttctttttctctgcattttgttgttgtttagtttttcttttgtttttgtttattctaaagactacatgtaagtgagatcatgtaatatttgtctttctctttttgacttctttcacttagcataattctttCATGGTCCATTCATGataaatgacaggatttcctaggtttttttatggctaagtggtattccattgtatacagtCACCTCAgccctttatccattcatcaatccatggacacttaggctgtttccatgtatTGACtaatgtgaataatgctgctatgaacatgagggtgcaaaATATCTTTCAAGTGAATGTGTTTGTGTCTAATTCTCCCAGAATtagagttgctggatcatatgttatttccatttttaattttttgagtaccctccatactgtttcccatagtggctgcaccaatttacattccaaccaaagGTGCACAAGAGTCCTCTTTAATCCACATCTACAACAGAACCTTtgatctcttatctttttgatgatgaccattgtTACAAGTGCTGGTtgatatcttactgtggttttaatttgtatccctaatgactagtgatacCACACATTTTTTCACGTACCTGTTGCACTTTAATAgaacttctttgaagaaatgtctaattaggttctttgcccagtttttgtttttttatattgaattatgtgagtttattttaatacattttgaatatcaacattttatcatatttatttttgccaaattttttttcattttgtatgttgtcttttctgttgctgttttcttaaaaatagtaTTGGAATTCATACCCAGAAcaataattaatgaaaaagaaaaagggtattcaaattggaaagaagtaaaattttcaccaTTTGTGGATGacacaattttatatatagaaatccCTGAAGACTCCACCAAAATCCTATTGAACTGAATGaacgaattcagtaaagttgcagaacacATGATCAAATGCAAAAAGTTGTTGCAATtctaaacaataacaacaatttatcaaaaagagaaattaagaaagcaatttcatttacaattgcatcagaaagaataaaatacctaggaataaatttaaccaagtagATGTAAGTCTgtaagacttatacactgaaaactctgagatattgatgaaagatatTGAAGGAGACaccaataaatggaaagatatcccctGCTcataattgaaaaaattaatattgttaaaatggccatactacccaaagcaacctatagattcaatacaatcacCATCAATGGATCAGTGGGTAAACTAGCTCTGAGATATATGTAACTATATAACTATAACTATAACTTCATAtatagtttagccataaaaagaatgaaatgttgctaTTTGTGATAGCATGGATTCACCTTGAGtgttttatgctaagtgaaataaatcagacagagagacaaatactgtatgatctcacttatgtgcagaatctaaaaaaaaaacaacaacagataaataataaacaagctcatagaaacagagaacagattggtggttgtcagagatGGGGGTGAGTGGGTAAAATGGGTAAAGAGAGTCAAaagtgcaaacttccagttacattAAATGTCACCGGACTATAGCATGTAGAATATAGTTTACAACAGAGGTGCCCGGCAAAAtcatgggttgttttttttttttttgaacgtTCCTGTAGTTTTTGGAATGTTTTTGATCTGCCTTTGGGTGGAcccacagatgtggaaactacCAGCTGTACTAACATAGGTATGTAGGATACGACAGAGGAATGTTTTCCATATTCTGAAGTCAGGACCCATTAGGGGTTCAGACTCTGGTTTGTAAGACTTAAATAGAATAGAATCAACAAGGCACAAAGGAAAAACTCAGACAGCATCTTGCATAGTATTAGAACATACAAAATCATTTCATGGTTCTCTCtgttcagttgtgtgtgtgtacttatgtgtttttgtttgtttttctgttttgtgagcAAACATGCTAGATCACAAAATAAAGTCATACACTCAATACATGGTCAGAAATTCTGGAATCCACTACATAAAGGCAAGAATAGTTTAAAAAACTAAGTCCTGCTGGTGagggaaaagaaatgtaaataaggGGTCCAACAGAGGATCCAGGTTGCAGAGAGAGCAAGCAGCAGCTTAGATGCTGAAGTGACCTGAGACTCAAGGGACCACACACTGACTGAATCTTCCTTGTTCCACTTGCCTCATCACAGTATCCACCTCATGCCCCTGATCTACCCATGTTTATTTGGCCACGCTTATTTTATTAAGGTGCAACACATTTTATTATGGTGCAATGGTGGGTGTTCTGGCCCGTTCCTCATTTTTCTTCATGGCATTCTTTTCTGTATTATTATTGAGCTTTGGCTTTGATCTCTTTTTTACATATCTGATGGGTACACGCTAAACCTGGTTCTGTTCCTTGTCCAACATGCAGAGGCTTCCCTACACTATACTCCATAAAATCCTACACAGGCTGTGAAAATTCATCTTTTATGTGCTTTATATCTGAGGACATTATGTCAGATTCATGCACTTTTTTTGTTGTAATAGGCTTTTTCCATTCTGATTTAAGATCCAAATGACCAGAGACCtcatcatttgttcattttgtggttttaaaatgtgtgtatttatataggaaaaaattgaaggaattcagaatacataaaataaaaataatggtacgaaaaataaaatcaggttaAGTCTAGTGGATGCAAATAATTACATGaaatgatatttaataaaaatctaaaaatgacataaaacaaaaataaaactttaatcacATCAGCACGTCTCAAATTAAAGATTGAAATGGGAAAATATGAGAAGAGACTTATTAAAAAGCAGCGGAAAAATAGTATCTAAAGTCATAATTCCTATCTATATAAAGTAAATGGATTCAAATATTCTTATGAAAAAGAAGCAATAGTTAGTTGAACTCAAAAGAATGTCTTCCACAAGAGGGGAGAGatgattgttatttttaaaaaacagatctaACCACAACAGGCaaaaaaagatacaggaaaaAGGAAGAGCAGATGTGAAATAGGAACACAATACATAGAAAAGAGTATTATTACTACTAAGGATTCAGAAAAATTTTCTATGTTTAAAATGTAATGGAGAGGACATGTTATGATTAACTGAAAGAACTGACCACAAAAATGTTACACACTTTCACACATTACCCCCAAatacatctatacatatataaaaacctTGATGCCAAACAGCAAAGGTAGTggaaaagatttcattttttttctgacaataTAGGATAGAAAACAATATTCAATAACTCTGATTCCAATCTATAAATTATGTAAAGAACTTGCACATTCAATTTGCAATAAAGTAAAACCAAACCCCAAAATATGTTCAGACTTGTCAGTAATGAAATAATTacaaactgaaaatatttgaaattctgcttgagatttattatatttttttcatgtgaataCACAACTTGAGAGAAGCTactatgaaataaatgtctgtctCATGACCTGTTGTGACAAGGTAATATCTACCTCCACAGCTATGGATCTTTTTGCTGAATATAGAACATGCTCAAATACACCCcatcttagaaattaaaaaaaaatattctgaatttgcTGCACAGTCCTACATATACAATGCTATACTTTCCTACTTTTCTGGACAGCAAAACTCCTCACATGTGTTTTAATTTTACGGGAACTATTTTACTTATCTCACTTATTTTACAGTGTCATCGAACTGGACTTCCATTCTCATTACTTAATCATCAGCTATGGCCCTTGCATTGCACAATCAGACACCTCtttattaacatattaaataaattaattatatgtTATCCGTTAACCAAGAACACAAATGCAGTGATCTCTCATCCCTGGACTAGGCTAatcaagctcccaggtgacttcaaataaaagttcttaggTTCCATTTTCTCTGAATCTTTCCTGGGTACCTCCTGGGCTCCCAGACTTACCTGGATGGGATCTCTGGGAGGGAAGTCTCCTGTGGAAGTCTAAATTGCTCCTTGAATTGTTGGGGATGAAGACTGAAGCTCGGTCAGCAGACAAGACTGCAGGGGGCAGGAAAGCATTGGCTCCTGATCCAGACTTATGACTCCAAAAGCAACTCCCATCTCCTGTCCAGCTTAGGGTGGCAAACACTGAAGGACTGCAGCAGGGGAGATATGTGTAGCTCTCTATACCTGCTCATTAGGCACATTTCCCTCCTGCTATTCCTACCTCGACGTACATAatttctctctgggcctctggaataaaatgaagggaaattttctctaatgattctCTGATCCCAAGAGATCAGGTTAGAAGACTAGTGAACCCAGTCTTTATTACTCCTTGTCCTTGATCTTGCCTGTTTTTCAAAGGTCTAACCTGGACCACCTTACCCCAACCCTGaattaatattttctccagtGGCTGAGACTAAGGAAACTCAGTAATAGTtccctttgatttttaaaagatgaatttgtGATGGGTACACAGCCCTTTTATCCTCAGAAAgttgttcttcctttcttcaacAAGAGGGAAGTCTCTGTTCCTTTGATATGTAAACTTGGGCACCACATTCTCTGGCTTCTTGACACATTTGTTCAAAAATTTAGGGATGTCATACTGTATCACAAGTTACAAGCTGTCATTTAGTccctcaatataaaatatttgttatatgtaAAAAACCCacttatatattttacttctctttaaCCTGAGATTAGCATCTTATAGGCACTGCATGACTtaagttttagaaatatttgtgcTATGAAGCAGTATTATTGTGAGCTCCAGTCTCCATTGCAGAAATGTGCTTAAGTTAAGTGATCAATTGAAAGGCTCAAACTGAGGAAGTAAAGGGAGGTTCACAGTGGCAGCATAGGAAGATCCTGCATCCACCTTGACCCACAGACACACTAAATCTACAGCTACATGTGGATCAATTTCTTCTAAAAGCAACCTGAAAACTAGATGAATAATGGCCTATTAACTTCTGATAAAGTATGACatcctgttttttgttgtttttttgtttgtttctttgcttttgaacaaatgtattaaaaataaggagacagaggctcaaggagcttacatttttcaaaattacataACAAAGCCTTTATAGCTATGTGCACTGTCAAATTATACACAAATGGAAATATGCATTAGATTCTCTTATTTTTGTATAGCTCCTTTAATTCATCAAATTGTATCCTTTAAATGTGCAGTTTTCTGTctgtaattatattccaataatttaattaaatggaaaaaatctcATGGTGCTTGGCAAAGGGTTTAGTCTAAGCATAGTTTCTCACTTAACAGGGGTGAGAGAAACGTCTTCTGACTGGGAAGAACGCCAAGTCTCATTTACGGATGCAGAAACAGTTGTTAAATTGAAGTAATTCACATAATAAACTCATTTCTTCTGTAAATAGAAACTTAATGTAGATAAGATATAGAAATGTAGTAAATGGACCATAAACTGAttcaagaaggaagagaatgaCAGCCTGGCTAACATCAATGAATGAGCCTTAGATACACAGTGTGGAGACTGACAGCTGACTACACACTCATGATGAGCACGATAGAAATCGGTACAACTTGCCAGCATATAATTTCTTATGAGGAGAAAGGAATTACTTCATCATATTTGACATAGAATGgcttgttatgtagcaatagct is a genomic window of Hippopotamus amphibius kiboko isolate mHipAmp2 chromosome 15, mHipAmp2.hap2, whole genome shotgun sequence containing:
- the LOC130837034 gene encoding olfactory receptor 7A17-like, which produces MEPSNDTQISEFLLLGLAKETTLQPLIFGLFLSMYLITVFGNLLLILAVSSDAHLHTPMYFFLSHLSFVDICSTSTTIPKTLWNIQTQSNVITYEGCITQVCFFTLFAVLDIFILTVMAYDRYVAICHPLHYTVIMNPRLCGLLVLVSWIMCVLNSLTQSLMMLRLSFCTDLEIPHYFCELNQMIQLASSDTFLNNVVMYSAAVLMGGGPLSGILYSYCKIVSSIHGISSAQGKCKAFSTCASHLSVVFLFICTSLGVYLSTAATHSLHSSATASVMYTVVAPMLNPFIYSLRNKDIKGALKRFFGMVSINRQSLLGLKKCP